The genomic window GAGTAGAAAAACAATGAAACCCAAGAGAAAGCAAAGCAAGCGGATGAAAAAtgagaaagaaagaaacaaaacagaataaaaacaaaaaatgaaagaaaagaaaaaaccaagtgaaaactgagaaagaaaaaaataaaatcaaaGAAAACAAcgaaataagaaagaaaagaaaaaacccagTGAAAGCAGAGAAAATACGGAGAAAGCCCGATAAAAAACCCTGGGGAAACCAATGTAAACCTGGCTCATTTTGCCTTAAGTAGGTCGCGGCCTAGTACTTTGTCACCAACCCGACGCGAGCCCTGTGGCTAGCAGTGTTGGCAATTATCTAGGAGACGAATCCCCGTGAGTCGGCATGTTATTGTAGACACTTGCGGAGAGGTAGGGAAgtaatgttgttgttgttgttgttgttgttgttgttgttgttgttgttgttgctgctgttagcTAAAGTAAATTATCTCAACAACATGAGCCTCATCTTTATTCAGTGAGCCATCAAGTCATTCATCTCCATTAATTCCCCATATGATGCAGTTTCAAGTCAATGTTGGGGTTATTAGGTGGAACTGAAAGAGCCCAATGCTCCCATCCAGGAAGTTCTCACTCATCTTCGTCCATCTCATCATTCGTATATAAATATGCtcttgtgttttctttttcttttcaaaacGTGCTCTTATGGGTTAGGCTGAAAGGGAGCAAGCTGCAGATTAAGCTAACCGTTATCTTGATCTTGGTTATGCATTAAAGTGCAGGTCATCTGTTTGTTGTTGAAATGGCCCAAAAAAATAATTACGCTGATTTGGATGGAAATTCTATTGATGTGGTATGAGGTGCAGATTACCAACAGCAGGTATGGGATCTTCATGAGGTGCCTCCAGTGGCGTAGCtagggggtggccagggtggtccatggaccaccctggaatttcccCATAGCTTATGTATAGTGTAGTAAAAAACATTTCATTTAAAATAAAACAAAACTTGTGTAAATATTTCTATTACTGGACCACCCTGACAAATCGGGCTGGCTACGCCACTGGGTGCCTCAGCCCCAAGCATACGTTGCTGAATAATAACCACACGAACAATATGAGACTGTGTACTATGCTTGCAGGGATATTTTTGAGTTCTTCGACCCTAACTTTCACCATCACACAAGCTCTGTCCCAAACTAATAGTTTTCCAAAATGATATACTCCACAGAAATTAGGATGTATTAATTCGAGTAGAATAcaatctaagagcatctacagccggatatGACAAATATGGCCCCTCAAACGCACACGAACACATCCGCGGGCAGTGATCAGGCACTCCTTAAATCAACACAATTGTCATCcggacatctcatactagattctcaaatccatacaaaagcATGCAAACTTAAAAACCTACGTACTACGTAGCTACTCCTCGTCAGAGATGGCGACAATCTCCGTGCCCAGCTCCGGGTACATGGGCGGCAGTTGCAGTTCCAGCGCCTCCGGCTGCTccactccggcctcctcctcctctatctCTGCGTTGAGTTCGACGAAGAGCGCGTCagatgccgcctgctcctgccggagGAACTGCCGGTTGgactccacataggcctcatcctggatggactcccaGATGGCCTGTTGCTCCGCCATCTTCGTGGCTTGGGCGACGGCgaactccacctctgcctccgccATGGTCCCCGAGCAGGCTGCTCCTCCTCCGGATCCGCCACCTCAATCGGCTCCGGTAGcgctctgcctccccctcctcctccggctgctgctcctcctccggcTTCGGCGAGTCCGGAGGCAGCCCGGCAGTGATACGGGAAGCGCGCCTTGCCTAGATCTCCTCCGCGATCTGCCTCCGGTGCTCCGACATGAGCATAGCGTACGTGGTTATCAGCCGGCGGACCATTGCGATGTCGGACAGCGTGGGAGAGTGGGGGAGATGAGGCAGACATGCTCGGGTGGCGGCgcagagagggaggatgtgggtgGGCTAGGGTTGGGGGACGCCGGCCATCTTAAATAGCCGGCTTTGGCCTCGGGTGGCGAGTTGGAGCGGCGCCACACGACGTTCACACCGCGGCGACGGAGGAGGCGTTTGTCGGACCGTTGGGTTTTCGGGCGTTTCCGCATGGGACCCCATCGTCAGTCCTATGTGGCGGGCGCGCCCCGGCAccccatatccgcctcatatttgggctggatataagGTGTGCCGGTCAGTCTGGGTGTATGAGGCCCGTTCGAGGCGTCCGTCTGGGTCAGGTTTTCGTGACCGGTTAGTGACCGGTCGGGCCGCCCGGACGTTTGGGGCCGGTTTGAGGCGCCCGGCCGTAGATTGCTCTAACAAAATGGACAAATTATATTCTCCCCTCCACTTTTCCAAAAGGTTTTTTTTTTCGAAACTCCAACAGTCCCACTTAGTAGTAGTACAAATTTGTGGTTCTTCAGGCCACTTACACAGGTCGCCAGTCGGGTCGCCAAGAATGCACGACACGACTGCATTAGTATGACTTGCTTAACGCAGTTATTGGATAACCAACAAATCAATAAACGAACCACTGAGAACGTATTTTACAAAAGTCTGAATCTTATTCGTGCTCCGGTCCTTCACTTCTTTGGCGCAAACTTGGCCTTGATCTTGTCAACCTCCACAGTGCCGATCTGGAAGGCCTTGGCGAGCACGTCGTCGGGTACCTCTGGGGAGGCCCCGAAGAGCGCCATGGCGATGGACTGTGTACCGGGGAGCTGGCTGTTGAAGGCCGAGATGACAGCGGCGGGCTTGTCAGCATTGTTCTTCTGGAAGTGCACGAGGCCGCGCGGGAAGGCGAAGACGTCGCCCTGGGAGATGGTCTTGGCGAAGAGCTTGTTTGCGGTGGTGATGAAGCCGACGTCGAGCTCACCGTAGAGGACGAAGACGACCTCGGTGGCGCGCGGGTGGGTGTGCGGCGGGTTGAGCCCGCCGGGGGCGTAGTCGATGCGGGAGAGGGAGACGCCGAGGGTGTTGAGGCCCGGGACCTTCTCCACGTTGGCGCCGGTGACGACGGAGCCGGCCGTGGTGTTGGTGGCGCCGGGCTTGGCGAGCACCCCGGTGAAGAAGTCGTCCGCCGTCGCGTTCGCCTTGCACGGGAACCCGTTCACCTTCAGGTCTGCGCGTGCAAACGGCTTACAGTTACATGAGGCTCGTAGGTACATTTGCCGTTGGACGCGCATGGACGGCCATTTGTCACGATCTTTTGCGTTGTCCCTAGTATATCTGGTTGTTCGGAATGATGGTTTTGTAAAGAAAAAAGTTGCTCCGATTCTATATTATGGAACCTGAAGTTTAGGTGAACTTGAAGCATGATACTAGTTGATTCAGTATTCATACAAAATCAGGAGGACCAATTTCAAATTGAATCACCGTTTGAATGAAACTATAAATGAGCAAACTATTGGATGGTTCGAAAGGAAGACTATGATCATACATTTTGATTGCTAAACTTGTATACTTCCATTCATACCATCGGTAATATCGATTGCACAGTCTCCAACCATCAACTGGCACTGGATTTAGCATTAACTACATTTTTAACTACTTATA from Triticum aestivum cultivar Chinese Spring chromosome 3B, IWGSC CS RefSeq v2.1, whole genome shotgun sequence includes these protein-coding regions:
- the LOC123069519 gene encoding germin-like protein 5-1, producing MMMARVSSALFLAVAALALAVPALAGDPDYLQDICVADLKSDLKVNGFPCKANATADDFFTGVLAKPGATNTTAGSVVTGANVEKVPGLNTLGVSLSRIDYAPGGLNPPHTHPRATEVVFVLYGELDVGFITTANKLFAKTISQGDVFAFPRGLVHFQKNNADKPAAVISAFNSQLPGTQSIAMALFGASPEVPDDVLAKAFQIGTVEVDKIKAKFAPKK